From the genome of Spinacia oleracea cultivar Varoflay chromosome 2, BTI_SOV_V1, whole genome shotgun sequence, one region includes:
- the LOC130466911 gene encoding uncharacterized protein, whose translation MGRKKKSGNDNLAKNSGSPSKNSSNNKGLDNIPDSQNQPSHPPTFSEPPSRLISSPFVHPSAGMIPVELHNTIIELNQALGISGTRPQIEPLEPFLNLASQVEGVNGGINGAPGQPNEAIDARISDLSSRLVGTLASRSSTVVPPPVSGVGVAAPQAQAGTWSSLFQRSPLTGAVIL comes from the coding sequence ATGGGAAGGAAGAAGAAATCAGGTAATGATAACCTTGCTAAAAATAGTGGATCTCCGTCTAAAAATAGTAGTAACAATAAGGGTTTGGATAATATTCCGGATTCGCAGAATCAGCCTAGCCATCCTCCCACTTTTTCGGAACCGCCGTCAAGGCTGATTTCCTCGCCATTTGTGCATCCCAGTGCTGGTATGATTCCTGTTGAACTTCACAATACTATAATCGAGCTGAATCAAGCCCTAGGAATTTCTGGAACTCGGCCTCAAATAGAGCCGTTGGAGCCGTTTTTGAATCTGGCCTCACAAGTTGAAGGTGTTAATGGCGGAATCAATGGCGCACCAGGGCAGCCCAATGAAGCGATTGATGCGAGGATTAGTGACCTCTCTAGTAGACTTGTTGGCACTCTAGCAAGCCGGAGCTCCACCGTTGTGCCTCCCCCTGTTTCTGGCGTAGGTGTTGCTGCACCGCAAGCGCAGGCTGGAACTTGGTCTAGCCTTTTTCAACGCTCTCCTCTGACTG
- the LOC130467392 gene encoding uncharacterized protein, with amino-acid sequence MDRVLAWNVRGLNSTQKQDEVKHFIQKYAVGLVGLLEHKVKLSNLWRLYQRVFANWCFSSNSSFHDGGRIVIAWKPGCFNVNIVAASSQFVHCHVTPVSGMHSFYCTFVYAFNNPNLRQELWRDLGLLNTQDPWILCGDFNSVMAVDERIGAPVRQSDIVDISNFFHNCGMEDIKSVGNFFTWNNKQQGTNRVFSKIDRFMANQAWQGIFPAAEVCFMPEGHFDHSPGLLTVYPRSDGGRKPFKYFTMWKSSLVFSETVKKAWSSHIDGSKMFRLVCKLKKVKQALRELNKVGFTDVQAADIKAYQEMVNAQSSLHINPTDASVADAELKAIQDYKEKHKAYLAFLSQKAKVNWLKDGDENTALFHQS; translated from the coding sequence ATGGATAGAGTGTTAGCTTGGAATGTTAGGGGTCTGAACTCCACACAGAAACAGGATGAGGTCAAGCATTTCATTCAGAAGTATGCTGTGGGTTTAGTTGGGCTCCTAGAACATAAGGTAAAGCTCTCAAATCTTTGGAGGCTTTATCAAAgagtttttgcaaattggtgtTTTTCTAGCAACTCTAGCTTTCATGATGGAGGAAGAATTGTGATTGCATGGAAGCCTGGATGTTTTAATGTGAATATAGTGGCTGCTTCTAGTCAATTTGTGCATTGCCATGTTACTCCAGTCAGTGGCATGCATAGCTTTTATTGCacttttgtttatgcttttAATAATCCTAATTTGAGACAGGAGTTGTGGAGGGATTTAGGATTACTTAACACTCAGGATCCATGGATTCTGTGTGGTGATTTTAATAGTGTGATGGCAGTTGATGAAAGAATTGGGGCCCCTGTCAGACAGAGTGATATTGTTGATATAAGTAATTTCTTTCACAACTGTGGAATGGAGGATATCAAAAGTGTGGGGAATTTCTTCACATGGAATAACAAGCAGCAAGGCACTAATAGGGTTTTCTCAAAAATAGACAGATTCATGGCCAATCAAGCATGGCAAGGAATCTTTCCAGCTGCTGAAGTTTGCTTCATGCCAGAAGGTCATTTTGATCACTCACCTGGTCTTTTGACAGTGTACCCTAGGAGTGATGGAGGAAGGAAGCCATTCAAGTACTTTACAATGTGGAAGAGTTCTCTTGTGTTTTCTGAAACTGTCAAGAAGGCTTGGAGTAGTCACATAGATGGAAGTAAAATgttcagattggtttgcaaacttaagaaagttaagcaagccTTGAGAGAATTGAACAAAGTTGGCTTTACTGATGTTCAAGCTGCAGATATAAAGGCCTATCAGGAAATGGTGAATGCTCAAAGTTCATTACATATCAATCCTACTGATGCAAGTGTAGCTGATGCTGAGCTGAAAGCTATACAAGATTATAAAGAAAAACATAAGGCATACTTGGCATTCTTAAGTCAAAAAGCTAAAGTTAATTGGCTTAAAGATGGAGATGAAAATACTGCTCTATTTCATCAAAGCTAG